The following coding sequences lie in one Megalodesulfovibrio gigas DSM 1382 = ATCC 19364 genomic window:
- the csy3 gene encoding type I-F CRISPR-associated protein Csy3, with the protein MSTALKTASVLAFERKLEPSDAILFSGNWETRNTEKAWGAIAIREKSVRGTISNRLHLKDKDKEKDAAKLDAAIENPNLQTVDVATLAAGQDTLKVSFTVRVLPGTGQPSACNEPAYRAKLLATVEAYAREHTFAELGRRYAFNLANGRFLWRNRMGAEQVEVCIQRLENGQPSVTWTVDALQFPLRSFDAPAAGNAAVDELGALIAQGLRGETHVLLQVTAFARLGMGQEVFPSQELILDRGRGDKSKTLYDVSGVAGIHSQKVGNAIRSIDTWYPGADELGPIAVEPYGSVTTQGKAYRQPKDKVDFYTLLDNWMLKDKVPALEQQHFVMAVLIRGGVFGDKE; encoded by the coding sequence ATGAGCACGGCCTTGAAAACCGCCTCTGTTCTGGCTTTTGAACGGAAACTTGAGCCCTCCGATGCCATATTGTTTTCTGGAAACTGGGAGACACGCAATACGGAAAAAGCCTGGGGGGCCATTGCCATCCGGGAAAAATCCGTGCGCGGCACCATCTCGAACCGGCTGCACCTCAAGGATAAGGACAAGGAAAAAGACGCGGCCAAGCTGGATGCGGCCATTGAAAATCCCAACCTGCAGACTGTGGATGTTGCCACGCTTGCTGCAGGACAGGACACCCTGAAGGTCAGCTTTACGGTACGGGTGCTTCCTGGCACGGGTCAGCCTTCGGCATGCAACGAGCCCGCCTATCGCGCCAAGCTCCTGGCCACGGTGGAAGCCTATGCCAGGGAGCATACCTTTGCGGAGTTGGGACGTCGTTACGCCTTCAATCTGGCCAATGGCAGGTTCCTCTGGCGCAATCGCATGGGCGCCGAGCAGGTGGAAGTCTGCATCCAACGGCTGGAGAACGGGCAGCCCAGCGTCACCTGGACGGTGGATGCCTTGCAGTTCCCGTTGCGTTCCTTTGACGCTCCTGCAGCGGGAAACGCTGCGGTCGATGAACTGGGCGCATTGATTGCCCAGGGGCTGCGGGGAGAAACCCACGTGCTGCTGCAGGTGACGGCCTTTGCCCGCCTGGGCATGGGGCAGGAAGTGTTCCCGTCGCAGGAACTCATTCTGGATCGAGGCAGGGGCGACAAGAGCAAAACCTTGTATGATGTCAGCGGTGTTGCAGGCATCCATTCGCAAAAGGTCGGCAATGCCATCCGTTCCATCGACACTTGGTATCCCGGGGCTGACGAACTTGGGCCCATTGCCGTGGAGCCATATGGTTCTGTGACGACTCAGGGCAAGGCCTATCGCCAACCAAAGGACAAGGTGGATTTTTACACCCTGCTCGACAACTGGATGCTGAAGGACAAGGTGCCTGCGTTGGAGCAGCAGCATTTTGTCATGGCTGTGTTGATCCGGGGCGGTGTGTTTGGCGACAAGGAGTAA
- the cas6f gene encoding type I-F CRISPR-associated endoribonuclease Cas6/Csy4 yields MDHYIEFRLLEDPEFAPAQLMNVLFGKLHLALAERGCDDIGVSFPDGDNCRTLGTRLRLHGTAAALGRLMQGNWTAGIRDHVAQSPVQPVPAGARYRALYRVQAKSNPERLRRRRMKRHGVDAEAAARQIPDNAVEVLKLPYVQVASQSSGQRFRLFFQYGPVEAEARNGEFNAYGLSRGATIPWF; encoded by the coding sequence ATGGATCATTACATTGAATTTCGTCTGCTGGAAGACCCGGAATTCGCGCCGGCCCAGCTCATGAATGTGCTGTTTGGCAAGCTGCATCTTGCCCTGGCTGAACGAGGGTGTGATGATATCGGGGTCAGCTTTCCGGATGGGGACAACTGTCGCACCCTCGGCACACGGTTGCGGCTGCATGGCACTGCTGCTGCCTTGGGCCGTCTGATGCAGGGCAACTGGACGGCTGGCATCCGTGATCATGTGGCTCAATCGCCGGTGCAGCCTGTGCCTGCTGGGGCCAGGTATCGCGCCTTGTATCGGGTGCAGGCGAAAAGCAATCCTGAGCGGTTGCGTCGTCGCAGGATGAAGCGCCACGGGGTGGATGCGGAAGCCGCCGCCCGGCAGATTCCAGACAACGCGGTGGAGGTGCTCAAGCTGCCATATGTGCAGGTGGCAAGCCAGAGCTCGGGGCAGCGTTTTCGCCTCTTTTTTCAATACGGGCCAGTGGAAGCGGAAGCGCGAAATGGGGAGTTTAACGCATACGGCTTGAGCCGTGGGGCCACCATCCCCTGGTTTTGA
- a CDS encoding DUF1641 domain-containing protein, which translates to MNLKDAEPLGFRGMLAAMRDPELREGLGVGLQMAKSLQKLK; encoded by the coding sequence ATGAACCTGAAGGACGCCGAGCCCCTCGGCTTCCGGGGCATGCTCGCCGCCATGCGCGACCCCGAACTGCGCGAGGGTCTGGGCGTGGGCCTGCAAATGGCAAAGTCTCTCCAGAAACTGAAGTAA
- a CDS encoding response regulator: MSKKILIIDDDPDIVSYLKDVFDEAGFTTFVASNGVEGLERAQVHRPDLITLDMDMPGRGGTLFYVKLRQEPSLAEIPVIVISGVGPRPPAINKNVPVLSKPVDPQKTLALAKEMMGA, encoded by the coding sequence ATGTCCAAGAAAATTCTCATCATCGACGACGATCCGGATATCGTGTCCTACCTGAAGGACGTGTTCGACGAGGCCGGCTTCACCACGTTCGTGGCCTCCAACGGGGTGGAGGGCCTGGAACGCGCCCAGGTGCATCGCCCGGACCTCATCACCCTGGATATGGACATGCCCGGCCGCGGCGGCACGCTGTTCTATGTCAAACTGCGCCAGGAACCGTCCCTGGCCGAGATTCCGGTCATCGTCATCTCCGGCGTCGGCCCCCGCCCGCCGGCAATTAACAAGAACGTCCCCGTGCTCTCCAAGCCCGTGGATCCCCAGAAAACCCTGGCCCTGGCCAAGGAAATGATGGGCGCGTAA